The Flavobacterium sp. M31R6 nucleotide sequence AATCTCTTGGGTTGATAAGGAAGAATTAACATTAGGTAGATAATACAAATTAAGAATATTGTCCTTGATTTGTTTTTTGAAAATATGGTAACTCTTATTGTTGATTGAAATATTTTCATTTACATATTCTAATTCCGTATCATCTGCAAAAGTGTATAATGAAGCGTTTAGGCGAATTACCTTAAATTCAGGGTCTGGAATTTTTTTCATAGCAGTTACCCATTCCTGCTCTTGGTCAAAAGCAAAAAGCATACGATATCCCAATGCATTGTAAAACAATGTTACAATTAGTGTTGTGAATAGTAATATGTAGGCTATTTTTTTCATTTGTTCCAAAAATAACAATTAATATTGATTGTTGTTAATTAAAATAAAAAATTAAGAAATAATTTTTAATATGTTAAAAAATAAGTTAATTTATTTTGTTATTTGTTTTTAAATGTGTTTTTTTGGTTTGTTTGATTGCATTTTCGCAAATTGATTTTTAATGTTTATGCTTAAAATTTATAATTAAGACTCATTTAGTGCCAAAACAAGTGCCTCAAAAGGTCTCAATTCATTTGTTTTGTTTGAAGTTGAATAATTGTTAAGTAATATGGTTGATTTTTCTAGATTATAGCCACAATTATACTTTGCATTTTCTGATGAAAAATTAAGTAGAATAATTATTTTTTCAGCTTCATATGCTCTTAAATAAATATAAACTTTCGAGTTGTTTTCGTCTAATAAAGTATAGCTTCCATAAACCAAAGCAGGTTCTTGTTTGCGTAATTGAACAAGTTTTCTAAAATAGTTTAAAGTTGAATCTGGATCTTTTTCTTGAACTTCGGCATTAATCGTTTTATAATTAGGATTTACTTTTAGCCAAGGTTTGCCATCTGAAAAACCTGCATTTTTTGATCTGTCCCATTGCATCGGTGTTCTTGAATTTTCTCGTGAAGCTTGTTTTTGTTCTTCAAGGAAAGCCTTCAAATCTCCGTTTTCGTTTTGTAAAGCGATGTATTTGTTTTTCGTGTCAATATCATTATAGTCATCAATGTTGTCAAAGCGAATATTGATCATTCCTAACTCATCTCCTTGAAAATAATAAGGCGTCCCTCTCATCGTAATGACAAATGTGGAAAGCATTTTGGAACACATTTCTCTAAATTCGGGAGTGTCATTTCCAAATTTACTCACCATTCTGGGTTGGTCATGATTAGCCAAGAAGATAGAAAGCCATCCTTTGTCTTTGAACCCTTCATCCCATCTGGAATATAATTTTTTGTAGTTTACAAACCCATATTCGTCCAAGTGTTTGCCAATTTCAACGCCTTCCAGATGATAGGCCATACTCAGTTCATTTCGGTCTGGATCTACAAAAAGCATCGCTTCTTCGGGAGAAGCACCCGCGCCTTCGGATACCGTCATAACTTCGTATTGACTCAAAACTTCGCGATTCATTTCCTGAATGTATTCGTGTAAGTGTGGTTCTCTTCCATAAAATTT carries:
- a CDS encoding alpha-glucosidase; translated protein: MNTPSNPDKQTTIVSKIDKKWWKEAIIYQIYPRSFKDSNGDGIGDLEGIISKLNYLKSLGIDAIWINPIYESPNDDNGYDVSDYCSILADFGTMEDFDLLMKGLQERGIKLIMDLVFNHSSDEHFWFQESRKSRDNPYRDYYYWWPAEKGIPPYRWSWFDVNSNAWKYDETTDAYYLHYFSQKQPDLNWNNPKVRQELYQVMRFWLDKGIDGFRMDAFQFISKDDSFPELPSEILGNIPEIMKFYGREPHLHEYIQEMNREVLSQYEVMTVSEGAGASPEEAMLFVDPDRNELSMAYHLEGVEIGKHLDEYGFVNYKKLYSRWDEGFKDKGWLSIFLANHDQPRMVSKFGNDTPEFREMCSKMLSTFVITMRGTPYYFQGDELGMINIRFDNIDDYNDIDTKNKYIALQNENGDLKAFLEEQKQASRENSRTPMQWDRSKNAGFSDGKPWLKVNPNYKTINAEVQEKDPDSTLNYFRKLVQLRKQEPALVYGSYTLLDENNSKVYIYLRAYEAEKIIILLNFSSENAKYNCGYNLEKSTILLNNYSTSNKTNELRPFEALVLALNES